Genomic segment of Drosophila simulans strain w501 chromosome 2R, Prin_Dsim_3.1, whole genome shotgun sequence:
AGATTTCGTCCAATTTGAATAAAAGCTCGACGAGATTGGGCCACCAGTTGCATGCCAATGAGCCTCAGTCACCGCCATTCAGCATAAATAGATGCCATCTTTGATGGGGAGGCACACTCACCATGGATCTTCTCAAGAggcacctgctgctcctggtcaTCGGAGCTTACCTGTGTGTCGGCGCCCAGGCCACGATCACCATTCAGAAAGCCAAGCCAGCGCTGCCGGATCCCAGCCAGCTGCTAGCCAAGCTACCACCAAAGCCGGACTTTCTCAAGGATCCCTCCAAATTACTAGCCAAAATCGCGCAATCCAAGCCAGCTCTCCCAGATCCCAGCCAGCTGCTCGCCAAGCTGCCGCCCAAGCCCGCCTTCCTGAAGGATCCCAGCCAGCTGCTCTCCAAGTTCGTGAAACCAAAGCCTGTGATCATAAAGCCGGTGATTGTGAAgccggtggtggtggtcaagCCCGTGGCGGTCGGTggaggtggcggtggcgggGGTCACGGTCACGGACATCATGGACATCACGGACACCATGGCAAGGGCAAGCTACAACTATAGATTTCTTTATAGAACAGTAGGAAACAGGAAGgtgatttataatttaaataaatgtatacatCTGTGACAAGTTCATCACTCGGCTTTAAAAACAACCTAAAAaccactaaaaaaaaaagtttattctTAATAAAAGCGTGTTAGTAAAGAGTGTTATTATCATTTAAAACTTGTCTTCCATATGGTGGCCATCGAACAACAAGTGAAGAagaaagtgaaaggggtttgCCCGCCCCCAGAAAATGTGACCCAGAACCTTGAGCGCATATCGATGTGCATAATGAATCCATCACTCGCTAGGCTAACGATGTCCCTTTGTGAGCAAATTGAAAGGCGGGACTGCTTTTCCAGTTGTCCTGTcgccaacgcggcgtatgagcaattgcaattggaGGGGCGCACGGGGCGGATGCGCGATGCTGGGATCCTGGGACGCTCGGCGTGGGACGGCACATTAGCACGCAGCAGCGGACCAAGTGGCGATAAGAGCGCGTTTTAATCAACGTAATCATAATCATATGACCAGAACAGACATTCTGCGGCGGCACAATCGTATAATTTATACGGTTTTCTTGGCTTGAGTTCGGTTTGAGTTGTATTCGAGTTTGTGTTGTCTTGCGTTTGTGTCTCGGGGCTCTTTGTAATCAGCCAATACTAACCGCGCATTATGCAAAACCATCAACCGtcggcaccaccaccagctccgCCACCCCAAGCCCTTGCATCTGGATGCTGGATGCGAGCGGCGTATAAAAGCGACTTGGCCAGAAGTTTCGCAAACATTTTGGCATCGCCTGAGTTTTGTGCTAGACTCGCCGGGAAAGTGCTCACCAAGTTCACTCCGCTCATCCGTCAAGCCAGCGAAAGGTCCTCAGAATGGTGAGTGCAGGGAACATGGTCCCGTCTGTCAGGAAGTGTGGTATCAGAAATTGAACGAAAGACAGTGACTCAAAAGATCAAGATCAAGGATCTCTGCGGTGTTTTAATGGCACTGAAAGCTTAGAGAAAAAAGTTCTTACTAGTTCATTTTtcaaacgtttttttttaatgctgACGTTAACTGCAGTTCCGGAAAAGAAGAGACCGCACCCAGCGGTACCAGAACCATGTCCCAACCAAAACGACACTTTCATTTTGCGTGGGATTTTATGGCCACATAAGCCCATCCACGATCCACGGATCGATCGATTGATCGTTTGCGGTCGATTGGGGCTAAGTGTGAGTGAGTCGGGGCTTTGCAATACTTTCTGGGCTAGCGTCTGTCGTCCGGACTGGGTCTAAAAATAGATCTAGTTTCAATTACAGTGGAAACTCGTTTGGCGACGACGGCTGCGGGGAGAGAAGAGCCGCCGACTCGGGCGTTtggcaattgaaaattgtttggAATTGCTATTTATGTTGCGGCGCGTCTCTCTAAATGGCATCGGTTATATCTGGATTTCCTAAGTGCCCATCACGAGTCAGAGTCACGAACCGAGATACATCTGCAGATCGTTTTCGCTTCGCTCTGCTCTGACCTTTGCGAGGCTCTGAGAAAGTGCCCGAGTCGCGGAGCATCTTGGGGCAAATCCGAGATCCGAGATCCGAGATCCAAGATCCGAATCTCGATCCCAGCTTGTGCCTGGCATTTCCTTACAATGTGTGCCCAACTGCCGACCCGTGTTTCCATTTCTATCATTTGCGTGTGCGCCGCTCATTTAGATCTGAAAGCGGCAATTAGCCCGCTCGACTGCTTAACTGCAGCTAAATTGACCGACCGGTCAAAGTcaagtcgagtcgagtcgagtcggaACCGAGTGCAGCGGTTCTTGTTTCCATTTCTTATTTGAGTGGACGTTATATAACCACCATAACCGTAGGTTGTCCATACATTTGCAACTCCAGCGGCTATTCCATTCTGATCGCACCTGGGGGCCGGCGATTGAATCACACTGTGCCACATTACAAGTTTGTTGACACCTCgctggcgtatacgtaatatttttattgcaagcACAACCTGAAAACGCAATTCATAGCAGAAATGCATGATATATGAGCCGGGGCGGTCGTGAGCGCAGAATGCTCGTAAATCTAACGTGAACAAGCCTACATTGTCCACAATGCCTTACATTCGCAACCAAGTGTAGATTCCACCTTCAGAGAAAGCGATTTTGTGTTAAAacttataagtaaaatatttaacattattgTATCTGTTTTGCGACAATAATGTTTGACTAATGGAAGTTCTTCTGTGAAATGATCGCACTTACTAGCTTCTTTTGCCTTACGGGAACAAACGGGcggagagaaagagagggagagagagatagagacaGAACGGAAATGGGTAATAAAGTGCGCCGCTAACTTTACACACCCGTCATTCCTGAAGTTCCACGCCACTCGGAATAAACTTCCAGCTCGAACTTCCCGCGGATTCTTCTGCACTTTCCAAGCTGCACTCGTGTGCGTTCGCGAGCGCCAGACTTACAGTTACATGCttcattttcaattagcagacatgtgtgcgtgtgtgacaCGGTGAGCCAAAGTCAGTGGACAGGGGCGTCGATCGACGGATAATCGCAGTCGAACGGGGGCCAATTACCCGATAACCCGATCCCGATACACAGCGACCATGACTCGCTGCGAGAgtggatatggatgtggacTTATCACCCTCGAGCCACTTCCTTTGTTCGTCTAAAGAGCCCTTAGAGGCGCTTGTCTCCACGCTCGTGGGGCGCAAGGGGGGGCAGTCGATCGAGCGGGTGGCACAGTGGGGTGGGTGGGCAAGATTTGGGGCCGCATTGTCTCACAGACACACAAACACGACGCGAcagcgaaacgaaacgaaaagcgAATCAAACCACTGGCACATGCGTGCTCTTTCGAGCGACAATCGTTCCACATATCCAACGAGGGGCACTTTTATAGTTCGTCATACAGTTGGCAATAAGTACGTACTTCAGTTCATGATATATGGGCGAACGTTAAGGTAGGCGCACTATATTGCCCAGCAAATGTATCACCACACTGCAAACTTGACAAAAGAGCAATGTTTAGGTCTGGACGAACTTTGCGATCAACCCTCGCACGATgttcgtgtgcgtgtgtgtgcgagaaaGGCAGAACGGTCCCCAgcattttgacatttaatGCTTGCAGTTAGTCTGCTTTCGCTTCTCATGCGGTCTGGGTTTTTCCTCCCTTCCTTTGGTCTCGCCGGAAAATCCTTGTGTCGCGATCGCGTCCGTTGCCTTGTCTCGAAATCtgcataaatacatatatgtgtatagcTGTGACTATAGCTACGCCGCCGTTGtgcaaatattaatattttgagcTAAAACACATACTTTTGTGAGCTGCATAAATAAGCAAGTGcacatacgtacatacgtatgtatagtCGTAACGCCAAAGTGTGTGAATAATCGGTGCGAACGTGGGAATCGCGCTGGCGTTGCAAGTTCGCggtgcagttgttgctgctgtaacGTCAATGTGGAGTGTCAATTATgtggaaatatatttacaaagaTGCCccctgtttgtgtgtgtgagtgattCTCCTGGCACTGAATGTCACTAAAAGAGGGtgggagtggaagtggaagtggggCTGCCCTCTTTCCAGTGCGTGTAGATCAGTTaccgccagcaacaacaacaacgacaacaacgacaagaacaagaacagcagcaataacaaacaaacaaacaaacaagccagCGACAATTCACATTCATTCCCATTCATTGCTGCGATTATCGCCAGTTTTGCTTTGCTCTTTCACCACGCACGAATACGATTACGattacgaatacgaatacgaacGTAGGAGAATGTGCGGGGGCTGCGGAGGCCGAAGCGAATGAAGAGGAAGCGGCAACAGTCGATAAGTTCGCTCTGGGCACGCCCCCTTATGACGCCCCCTGTGACGCGTTATCAGCGGACACCCAAGaaacacaacaaacacaaagaCCTGACCAAAATCCACACAAAATGGCGATAAACTCGAGTGCCAGAGAATCGCCGCGGGCCTAAAAAGTTCGTTCCCCAAACTAAAAAGGAGGTAAACAAACTCGTTTCTGCCCCACAACAACACAACCCGATCCCGCACCACAGAGCCCACCACAACCAGCGATAAGCATCCGAAGACGAAGATTTGGGTGGCCCAGTCCACAGAAAACCCCGCACCAACCCCGAAACAAGCGCCTAAGGTAAGCTCCACTACGATTCTTCGCTCCAAAATACCACACATCGCATTCCAGCACTGGGAGAAAAGGGGGTTCTTTCCACAGAAGTGGGAAATATCTTCAATATGCAACGAATGTCAAAGTATTCTCGTGGTTAGGAAATAAGTTTCTTGAAACACTGAAAACTTTCTTCGATTCGCAATCCAATCCAAATATCTGATAGTCTTCACGGGAATTTTCGtcgtgtatatgtatgtgtgtatgtgatgATCGAGATTTGCGAGTATATCCgtttgtttggttgtttgCATTCACATTTAGCGGTGTCACACCCTTTTTACAAGTTCAGCTTTTGTTCGGCTCGCGGGTCTGGCCCACTTGGAGGTTAATAACATTCGGGGCGGTCAAGTACAGTGGATCCGAGTGGCCGCCAATCCGAAAGTCCGCAAATAGTCGACGGCCCTGTCCCTGTCCCTGGCCCTGCATTATGGCTCCGACTAAGCTCGGATCTTGATTCGTGTAAGAAGAAATGGTTACAAGGTCAGTAGTTCGACTGGGTGACGAATTATAGCAACTTATCTCAATTTCGGGTGTGCTTAGTTCAATTTAAGTCATGGATTATGTGCGTATATCAGTCAAGATTCTCTTGGGTCAGTTTCCGGTTCCGGTATTTAAGTCTGTAATGGGTGCTCCATTACGGtcacttgtgtgtgtgtgtgtgtgtgcctgtgccACGGCCACAATGCATAATTCACATCTCAATTGATCAGCTCTTGCGTGTGGGAAACTCTATGGTCTGATCATCAAACTTGTCTTGGATGTGGAAAGTGGTACATGTGACTATTATGACTGTTTGTTCTACAGTCTTCCAGCAGATTTCCATTCAGTTGTATTGCATACTATTCGGAGTACGCTCTTGATAAATTATCTATAGTTGCAATGCTCTGGCTGCGTTCCACTGAGGCCCTAGTCCAAAACCCGCTAGACGGCTTATATTATAGCCTCGCCTTATCGGGAACCACCATCATAATATAAACGAGAACATCCACTTCTGTTATATAAGACCATAAAGTGTCGCGGAACCCTAACCCATTGAGCATTATTACGTCCATCGATCGGTTTTTTCCGTCTGTTCACTTCCAGTTGGCTGGCAGAACTGAGTCATCCAGAACAAATACGTGCAAGGTGCCCCGGGATCCCCTGATCCCAGCACCTCGTAATATCGATTGGAATTATGCTAATTGCGCGACGATATCCCACCCGGTACGGCAATGACCAAAATTGGCCATTAATTGTATTCGCTTCtgttaaataacaacaattgtGCGACTGGGTATGGGAATGTCCGGGCGGCGGGCGAAAGGGAACACTTGCATGCTGAATTACGCCTAATTACGTTTATCAACAACAAGTGCAGTCGCAGTTGCCAGACAGTTGACGTCGCGTCCATCTACGCAATTCAGCAAGGTGTCTTATTATCACCAACTTGATTAACACCCCTCGCGGGGGATTCTGTTCTCTTGCTGCGAAAGTGAGAAATTTCCAAAATCGAGTGGAGATCAGGGGAAGATTGTAGGTACTATAAAGTAAATAACTTCATTATTGCTAATctatttgcttttaataacatttaacgCCCACTTTTAACAgactaaatatttgttaaattatttggaTCGAATCGGTGCATCTATAGATTTGACACCTCCGTCTCTAAATTGGgtctttatttgtttagagtaaatattttcaaagtgtctgatattttaaataaatattttttgaatatttatatgataaatCTCTGGcctatttatttggtttttaatgttttttttttattttatttatatattacatttatcTTCTTATTGATACAGATCACAAGGCCACTTTTAGCtgaaaaaattaatgaaatattaaagagtgttcactttttctggataTCATGCACTTATACAATCCAAACAATTTTCCATCTCGTGAAATCACGCAAGTTGCCTCAACTAACCCAGTGCCCTTAGAAACAAGTTATTAAAAATCACAGGACCAAGCGATGTTCGCATAGTTACAGCTCCGGCTTATCCGTAAAAACGCCTCATCATCGTTTTACTTAGACTTTTGGTCGACGTTTTCCCATTCCCGCGAAAAACAATGGAAATTGCTCTGCAATTACCGCTACTGATAATTACATTGATTAGCAATTAGATATGACatagatgtacatatgtatatgcaaagGGAATGCCCCACAGACCAAGAACAGTTACTCTATTCCGCTGGCAACAAGTTCTCTTATATTTAAACACATTTCgtataatattaaatgatGTGCCTCAATTACAATAACTATATAGCCATTTATGTATGCGAtcgcattattattattgtgatGTAAATGTAAATCAGCTGTTCGAATCATCACAACAAATCTTTAAGAGAAGAGCACCAATTTCGAGAAAAAACAGGCTGCTTAAAATGTTctcttttcacattttatgcTTTAAAGCGAAAGAAGAGAAaattcttcttctttttctcttttttttcaaaatcgaaaaaaaaaaccgtttCGCTCAGAGAATTTTCACCCGATTCGCTCGCTCGGATCGCTAATTCACAGATACAtccacagatacagatacagacgCAGCACACAGACGCAGATACAAGTACGGCGCTGCCAGCAATCACTTAAAATACAATGTTACCGCCGAGTTGAATATTAGTCCTTAAACGCGAAGCAACAAGTaagcatcgcatcgcatcgcactGCAGCCAgttgagatacagatactccgGTTTCGCGTTCAGTTTTCTGTTGGTTTACATCGAGTACGAAAACGAAAGGCGAAAAGTGTGTGCCCGAAAAACGAAGCCGACAAGTGCTCAAACAGCCTTACCCAGTGAAAGAGCCGGGTTTTCCGCGTGGAAAACGGTCGCACAAACGCAACCTGCAACCTGTGACCTGTGACCTGTAACCTGTAACCTGTAGCCCGTGACCCCTGCAACCCAAACCCAACCAATCCGTGCCGGTCGGTGCCCAGCACTGAAAATCGAACGCAACGCAAAGTTCCCCgccgaaaaacaacaaacggaATTACGAAAATGTAATAAACGTTAAAcgtttaattataaacaaaaaatacggCTCGAACTTGGAGCAGCTTTCAAGATTGGCAGCAATTAACAttaaagcgaaaacaaaataaaaatcacaaatgGCACAAattcgaatccgaatccgaatccgagtccgaGTCCGAGTCCCGATCCCATGTGGAAAAGTACTGGGAGACATTAAGTAACAATTATGAGATGGCTCTGCTTTTGCCCAATGTCCTACTAGCcctggccaaaaccaaatacCAATTGCTTTGCTTATCTGTAATCCCAGTCCGCTTGGCCAGTTGACCGAATTGCCAGAAGGCTGAGGTGTTCTGTACCAACTACCTGCTGCTTGTGGCCAACATCTCGTGGCCCTTTTCGCACGATGTTGCCACCTTGCAGCAGCCAACTCcactccacctccacctccatttCCATTGGTCAGCGCTTCTCCTTCTCGATCTCCCCTCGTTCTGTGTTTCTCGTCTTCGTATTCCCATGCTTCCCATGTTCCCATGTTGTCAAGCCACCAGAACAACTTTCGTTGATTCCCAGCCGATATTGATCCGGCGATGATGTCATAGGTCCCTAGGGACTGCGACTGGCGTTCGGAATCGGAGTCGGCACTCGAAGCCAAAACACCAAATACCAAACACCAAACGGCAAAACCCTGGGCGTATTTCTCCGAAATCTCGCGTTTAATCGCCGGCGTCTATCGCTGCCCCTTCACTTCAGTAGTTTAAAAGTGCGTGTGCAACAGGAAATACAGCACATTTTATGCTGAGGACCGAGCGGCACACACATTTTCCATTGCATTTCCAGCGTGcgctgtgttttttttcgtatctgctgtatttattttttgcgtgCAAACACTTCcgacattttaaatgcagcCCAGCCAGCGAACCGgctaaataaatcaacatcAGCAGAtcagcagtagcagtagcaactgcaactgccctgctgcttttgccgctgctgccgctgctgctgctgctgctgttgctgctgcagcgatgcatatgtatatgtaaatgattttaatcagcgacagcagcagcattaataacaataaatgaCAATCAGCGATCATGCCAGTTGGCATATGGACTTGTAAGGAACGCGAACAACAAATTTAGACGTCAGTCCGCGACTTCGACTTCGACTTTGATCGTTGATTGCTGTCAATCTGTTGCTTAAGCCGATCGGTTATCCGAATTGCATAAGAAGCGGTGATTAAGATCGCATCGGACGCCGTCAGCGCTGGAGAATCAGATATAAACGTATTCCTCTCGATATTTTAGATCCAATCAGATCCCAATCAATCGCAACATCTGCGGCCAAGCAACTTACAAACTAGGAACCCGAGCTGTGTTAACCCAAGTACTTAAGCGCCAGCAACAGTACTTAAGCAAACATTCGTTTCGACATTATACAATAATTAGAAACCCAAACAAACAACCGACTTCTTTCTCCTCGGGAAAAGCAGAACAGCAGAAACAGATCAACCAACTCCCAGCAGAAAGGCTCCAGCTTCAGATCCAGCTCCAGCTATGAAGAAGCTGTCACTAAATGTGAGTATCAATCTGGTCGCGCCTCAAGAATTGACATCACCACTCGcatatacgtacatacatatgtatagtaCTTGATGCAAACAACATGTTGTCCCAACCCAACAAAGGGCCTCCTGcccggggggcgtggctgggggcTGGGGCGGGGGAAGTGCACTTTTCAAGTTCAGCAACGGAACAGAATTCCGAGGGGAACGCTGGCGGTGGGACCGTGTCATGTTAATGAACTTGAAAAGACCAAGATCATGAGCCAGCCGGCGGAGGATGAGCGGCATGACGGAGTTGCTTTCCTCACTTCCAGGCGATGACGATCGGTGTTGAAATGGAGTGCGCAATCGGAGACAGACGCATTGAGGAGGAGCAGCGGTTCCCAAGTTGCCAATTGATGGGGGGAAGAATCGAATGCAGACATTCGGGTCAATTGACATGTCAGAGAATCCAAAGTACGAACTCAGAGGATCATACAAGATTTACCTGGGTTTTTAGCCAGCCTTGTTGCTTGCCAGAAATGTAATAATCCGAAGTCCGGAAATTAGCTCATTTGAAAACTATATTTGCTTCCGTCTCATGACTTAGAAACTAGTCTGTGCAACTGGACAGATTATACACAGATGATAGATCTCACTTACGTTAATCCCTCACTCTTTCGATCTCTATTTGATCTCTGATTGATCTctatttaaaatgccatttacCTCCCCCACCAGTCACTGGTCATCGGTCAATGGATTGACCTTCGCCTTTGCGGATTGCCAGAGACTGAAGTGGGTCTAATTGAATTCTGCAATAAATCACTGCCACGCGCCACCTCAGTCGCATCCCGTACACACCACTCACCATCCGCCATATTCCATTCTCCATATTCCATATAGCACGTACCAGATCGGAATCGGAGGAGATCCTCCTCCGCAACTCTGGc
This window contains:
- the LOC6736082 gene encoding uncharacterized protein LOC6736082, with amino-acid sequence MDLLKRHLLLLVIGAYLCVGAQATITIQKAKPALPDPSQLLAKLPPKPDFLKDPSKLLAKIAQSKPALPDPSQLLAKLPPKPAFLKDPSQLLSKFVKPKPVIIKPVIVKPVVVVKPVAVGGGGGGGGHGHGHHGHHGHHGKGKLQL